A genomic segment from Corylus avellana chromosome ca5, CavTom2PMs-1.0 encodes:
- the LOC132181382 gene encoding DELLA protein GAI: MNNKRSHQESAGGAGYGGIGKGHECSSTSSGKAKMWDEEQDAGGGGMDELLEVLGYKVKSSEMADVAEKLEQLEMAMGTTLHLPGDTVHFNPSDLSGWVQSMLTELNNPAANLDILDHPVLQSHRVDDPLLAPAESSSVSTVGFSNSRQQQIETTQSSRVYNDDSEYDLRAIPGSAAYPQTQEKESNRKRLKTSSGSSNSLPPPTLLPSSQPIGTVAEPTRPVILVDSQETGVRLVHTLLACAEAVQQDNLKLADALVKHVHVLAASQAGAMGKVAGYFAEALARRIYRIYPQDSLSVSYSDMLQRYFYETCPYLKFAHFTANQAILEAFATASRVHVIDFGLKEGMQWPALIQALALRPGGPPAFRLTGIGPPQPDNTDALQQVGWKLAQLADAIGVEFHFRGFVANSLADIEPSMLDLGPADTEAVAVNSVFELHRLLARPGAIDKVLSSIKAMRPKIVTLVEQEANHNGPVFLDRFTEALHYYSSLFDSMEGSGLVPPTDDQLMSEMYLGRQICNVVASEGADRVERHETLTQWRARMGSASFEPVHLGSNAFKQASMLLALFAGGDGYRVEENNGCLMLGWHTRRLIATSAWQPATESH; this comes from the coding sequence ATGAACAACAAGAGGAGCCACCAGGAAAGCGCCGGTGGAGCTGGCTACGGTGGTATAGGCAAGGGCCATGAATGCTCATCAACGTCTAGCGGTAAGGCCAAGATGTGGGATGAAGAGCAGGACGCAGGAGGAGGAGGGATGGATGAGCTACTGGAGGTGTTGGGGTACAAGGTCAAGTCATCGGAGATGGCTGACGTGGCGGAGAAGCTGGAGCAGCTGGAGATGGCCATGGGCACAACGCTGCATCTCCCAGGCGATACCGTCCATTTCAACCCGTCCGATCTTTCTGGGTGGGTCCAGAGCATGCTCACCGAGCTCAATAATCCAGCAGCCAATCTTGATATTCTAGATCACCCAGTGCTTCAGAGCCACCGTGTCGATGATCCTCTTCTGGCTCCTGCTGAATCCTCCTCCGTCAGCACCGTCGGCTTTTCCAATTCTCGGCAGCAACAGATTGAGACCACCCAGTCCTCCCGGGTCTACAACGACGACTCTGAGTACGATCTCAGAGCTATTCCTGGCTCTGCTGCGTACCCGCAAACCCAAGAGAAGGAAAGTAACCGAAAGCGATTGAAAACATCAAGTGGGTCTAGTAATTCTTTACCTCCGCCTACATTACTGCCATCTTCGCAACCAATTGGGACTGTTGCCGAACCGACTCGGCCAGTGATTCTGGTTGACTCGCAGGAGACCGGGGTCCGACTCGTCCACACCCTCTTGGCTTGTGCCGAAGCAGTCCAACAAGACAACCTGAAGCTCGCAGACGCTCTCGTCAAACACGTCCACGTGTTGGCGGCGTCGCAGGCGGGAGCCATGGGAAAGGTCGCCGGGTACTTCGCCGAAGCGTTAGCTCGCCGGATTTACAGAATTTACCCACAAGATTCTCTCAGCGTTAGCTACTCTGATATGCTGCAAAGGTACTTCTACGAGACCTGCCCTTACCTCAAGTTCGCGCATTTCACTGCCAACCAAGCGATACTAGAAGCGTTTGCGACCGCCAGCAGGGTTCACGTCATTGATTTCGGGCTAAAGGAAGGGATGCAATGGCCGGCACTAATACAAGCGCTTGCATTGAGGCCGGGCGGGCCACCGGCGTTCAGGTTAACCGGAATCGGTCCGCCCCAGCCGGACAACACTGACGCTTTGCAGCAAGTGGGTTGGAAATTGGCGCAATTGGCGGACGCCATTGGCGTCGAATTTCATTTCCGGGGCTTCGTCGCGAACAGCTTGGCAGACATCGAGCCGTCAATGCTCGATCTTGGCCCCGCCGACACCGAGGCCGTGGCGGTGAACTCTGTGTTCGAGCTCCACCGCCTGTTGGCTCGGCCCGGCGCAATCGACAAGGTGTTGTCCTCGATCAAGGCCATGAGGCCCAAGATTGTCACCCTAGTGGAGCAGGAAGCCAACCACAACGGGCCGGTTTTTCTGGACCGGTTCACGGAGGCCTTGCATTATTATTCCAGCTTGTTCGACTCGATGGAGGGGTCTGGGTTGGTGCCGCCCACCGATGACCAGCTCATGTCCGAGATGTACTTGGGGAGGCAGATTTGTAACGTGGTGGCCTCCGAAGGGGCCGACCGAGTCGAGCGGCATGAGACGCTGACCCAGTGGCGGGCTCGGATGGGTTCAGCATCGTTCGAGCCGGTCCACCTGGGGTCCAACGCGTTCAAGCAGGCCAGCATGTTGTTGGCCTTGTTTGCGGGTGGGGATGGTTACAGGGTGGAGGAGAACAACGGGTGTCTCATGCTTGGGTGGCACACTCGGCGGCTTATCGCCACCTCGGCTTGGCAACCCGCCACAGAATCCCATTGA